In Chryseobacterium lactis, a single genomic region encodes these proteins:
- a CDS encoding putative toxin, producing the protein MAEVLKTRDSLSPAEAERRRKNIEAGNPFKKYGYYPKVATLSKGKYLEFHDQDSIVTIGSVRFNVKKGEIVDFIEIDLDDPDAQPIGDTHGRWISPDPLSEEFSSWTPYNYAFNSPIKNIDPDGRAAFDWVHNRENNSVYWNNNATSQSTAGANETYLGKSGTYTTENGSTTALNANGSYTNNSLLAPLGVMTNLDPLIHAGDMAPGLSMAAFGDPNGPTISGIPDSRGKTDIQMLVSENPLVQEAAIGLLTGGTFNAFRRAFAVKEGVSALSEARRLGQAGEEAVGISGPKVGVEMGGKVRFPDRLTATTLEEVKNVKSQSFTRQLRDYLNYSQSTNREMILYTRPNTTLSGPLRKAIEAKQITHKFIPQ; encoded by the coding sequence ATGGCTGAAGTTCTCAAAACCAGAGACAGCTTAAGTCCTGCAGAAGCAGAAAGAAGAAGAAAAAATATTGAGGCAGGAAATCCATTTAAGAAATATGGCTATTACCCAAAAGTAGCTACCCTCAGTAAAGGCAAGTACCTAGAATTTCACGATCAGGATAGCATTGTTACCATTGGTTCTGTAAGGTTTAATGTGAAGAAAGGGGAGATCGTCGATTTCATTGAGATAGATCTTGACGATCCGGACGCACAACCGATTGGCGACACACATGGTCGTTGGATCAGTCCCGATCCTTTGAGTGAGGAGTTTTCAAGTTGGACACCGTACAATTATGCATTCAATAGTCCTATTAAGAATATAGATCCGGACGGTAGAGCAGCATTTGATTGGGTACATAATCGAGAAAACAATAGTGTATATTGGAATAACAATGCCACAAGTCAATCAACGGCTGGTGCGAATGAAACTTATTTAGGAAAGTCAGGAACATACACGACTGAAAATGGATCTACTACTGCCTTAAACGCTAACGGCTCTTATACCAATAATTCACTTTTAGCCCCATTGGGTGTAATGACCAATCTTGATCCTCTTATTCATGCTGGGGATATGGCACCTGGGTTGAGTATGGCAGCATTTGGAGATCCTAACGGTCCTACCATAAGTGGCATACCAGATTCAAGGGGAAAAACTGACATTCAAATGCTTGTTTCTGAAAATCCTTTGGTACAGGAGGCGGCAATAGGTTTATTGACAGGGGGAACTTTTAATGCATTTAGAAGAGCCTTCGCAGTGAAAGAGGGCGTGTCAGCATTAAGTGAGGCAAGAAGATTAGGGCAGGCCGGAGAAGAAGCTGTTGGAATATCGGGACCGAAGGTCGGAGTAGAAATGGGTGGGAAGGTGAGATTTCCAGACCGTTTAACAGCAACCACTTTGGAGGAGGTAAAGAATGTAAAAAGTCAGAGTTTTACACGTCAGTTACGTGATTATCTAAATTATTCTCAATCAACGAATAGAGAAATGATATTGTATACGAGGCCAAATACCACACTTAGTGGTCCTTTGCGTAAGGCTATTGAAGCAAAGCAAATAACTCATAAATTTATACCACAATAA
- a CDS encoding tetratricopeptide repeat protein, translated as MLKDKQKYSFKTAVLSVENAYYQGKLDTVEVDRKIKFIANFCKTIVRNRDLTYKETDKETVSKYAAIFSVICEETPILINQDTVRYKPFSYDFQDVFGHKDLTSLFVSKLVTTQKGNCNSLPYLYKILAEELGVEANIALAPNHIYIKHNIKSIGWYNTELTSGIFPQDAWLMASGFIHLNAIENGVYMKALDNRESLALCLVDLANAYKRSFPDNDGTFAIKCAERALQVSPNLVTALLLKAETHKEQYQKLEKSDPKAKELLVLLNKEYSHIHQIGYRNMPEGMYLEWLVSLKTERKKYEDVRLRN; from the coding sequence ATGCTTAAGGATAAACAGAAATATAGTTTTAAAACAGCTGTGCTGAGCGTGGAAAATGCATATTATCAGGGAAAATTAGACACAGTTGAAGTTGACAGAAAAATTAAATTTATAGCCAACTTTTGTAAAACGATCGTTCGCAATCGTGATCTTACGTATAAAGAAACAGATAAGGAGACCGTTAGTAAATATGCAGCAATATTTTCAGTAATCTGCGAGGAGACACCTATTTTGATCAACCAAGATACTGTTCGTTATAAACCATTTTCTTATGATTTTCAAGATGTCTTTGGTCACAAAGATCTGACAAGTCTTTTTGTTTCAAAACTTGTTACTACGCAGAAAGGAAACTGTAATTCGTTACCATATCTATACAAAATTCTTGCAGAGGAATTAGGTGTGGAAGCAAATATTGCATTGGCCCCGAATCATATTTATATTAAGCACAATATAAAATCCATCGGTTGGTATAATACAGAGTTAACAAGTGGCATCTTTCCACAGGATGCCTGGTTGATGGCTTCGGGATTTATCCATTTAAACGCTATTGAAAATGGGGTCTATATGAAAGCACTTGACAATCGTGAGAGCCTTGCGTTATGTCTTGTTGATCTGGCAAATGCCTATAAGCGTTCTTTTCCAGATAATGATGGCACCTTTGCAATCAAGTGTGCTGAAAGGGCTCTGCAGGTCAGTCCCAATTTAGTAACTGCTTTATTATTGAAGGCAGAGACACACAAAGAGCAATATCAGAAATTGGAAAAGTCTGATCCGAAAGCAAAAGAGCTTCTTGTATTATTAAATAAAGAGTATAGTCATATCCATCAAATTGGGTATAGAAATATGCCAGAAGGGATGTATCTCGAATGGCTAGTTTCTCTTAAGACGGAAAGAAAAAAATATGAAGATGTTAGGTTGAGGAATTAG
- a CDS encoding RNA polymerase sigma factor, with protein sequence MPLFSRNKNSYDVMFQKIYDTYWNRMFAMVSRKVKDRDDVLDILQNIFFHLWNYRKSLTQQNAESVIIKTCVQEISNFSVQQKKQPYTIEVAEVSLSDDSSDRLQNILETEKELELLRSNIELLPATRKRILTMNKFEGLTQETIANNLNLSHKAVKKQISKAMGFLREHQNQS encoded by the coding sequence ATGCCATTATTCTCACGCAATAAGAACAGTTACGATGTTATGTTTCAGAAAATTTATGATACATATTGGAATCGTATGTTCGCTATGGTATCCCGAAAAGTGAAAGATCGCGATGATGTACTTGATATATTGCAGAATATTTTTTTCCATCTATGGAATTATCGAAAATCACTAACCCAACAAAATGCTGAAAGTGTAATCATCAAAACCTGTGTCCAGGAAATTTCAAACTTCTCCGTACAGCAGAAAAAACAACCCTACACAATAGAGGTTGCTGAGGTTAGTTTATCCGATGATTCATCTGACCGGTTACAGAATATTCTTGAAACAGAAAAGGAGCTTGAGCTTTTAAGATCAAATATTGAACTGTTGCCTGCCACAAGAAAGAGAATTTTAACAATGAATAAATTTGAGGGTCTGACCCAGGAGACAATCGCAAATAACCTTAATTTATCACATAAAGCTGTAAAAAAACAAATTTCAAAAGCTATGGGCTTTCTTCGGGAACATCAGAACCAGAGTTAA
- a CDS encoding DUF2314 domain-containing protein has translation MDNHITIEVNDKFLYNLYKAKSTIGHFDNLINSGFDGYRSIKFKNKNDVFVWLENVKIDGEHYTGTLAETDQPGTIARIDAVDWMIIDNQRMIGGYTIRQYYDTLTKDEQLNFEIDCGYRIDEGNDFFNADRSTPEGVIITLENFYNDKNLEGILSCKDFHWEAENMMLEYKMLSNPKTLLQLEKVLKVSLLEELERTGFPDFRSVERVFRLLEKRENQELIEEKLLYPDGFVTINKFWVGLTKNDGWKVLNLSD, from the coding sequence ATGGACAATCATATAACGATAGAGGTAAACGATAAATTTCTATATAATTTATACAAGGCAAAAAGTACAATAGGGCATTTTGACAACCTAATTAATAGCGGATTTGACGGTTATCGTTCTATAAAGTTCAAAAATAAAAACGATGTTTTCGTTTGGCTGGAAAATGTAAAAATTGATGGAGAGCATTATACTGGAACTTTAGCTGAAACTGATCAGCCTGGAACCATTGCCCGAATCGATGCGGTTGACTGGATGATAATTGACAATCAAAGGATGATAGGAGGCTACACCATACGTCAGTATTACGATACACTAACCAAGGATGAGCAATTAAATTTTGAAATTGACTGTGGATATCGTATAGATGAGGGAAATGATTTTTTTAATGCCGACCGCTCCACCCCTGAAGGCGTAATTATAACACTGGAAAACTTTTATAACGATAAAAATCTGGAGGGTATTCTATCCTGTAAAGATTTTCATTGGGAAGCTGAAAATATGATGTTAGAGTATAAAATGCTATCCAATCCAAAGACCCTTCTGCAACTTGAGAAGGTATTGAAAGTTTCTTTACTAGAAGAATTGGAAAGAACGGGATTTCCAGATTTTAGATCCGTTGAGCGCGTATTTCGTCTTTTGGAAAAGAGAGAAAATCAGGAACTTATTGAAGAAAAACTTTTATATCCAGATGGATTTGTAACTATCAATAAATTTTGGGTTGGTTTGACAAAAAATGATGGATGGAAAGTGCTGAATCTTAGTGATTAA
- a CDS encoding FecR family protein, whose protein sequence is MDKRKQPEPLSLDEAKELWESLADNTDSEPVTEQEKKEFHRKFYARIEAQEAKKRKSKTIRFTTVMVAAVLLLIGSIVSYRSLYLPDVYQSTGNILKVTLKDGSTVTLSKGAILTVEKSFPADTREVLLQGDAVFNVTKSKTHPFIVHAGSYQTKVLGTIFKITQHKTSFNVDLYEGKVQVIKTEKPTEAFVIHPKETFSNFGSKDVATIVNTESNGVSQNGNAATVSFTDLELSNAIKILENTYGIEVRFPSSFANSKISATKEKATAADLIRLISLKLNLKTTKINDKTFQLED, encoded by the coding sequence ATGGACAAGAGAAAACAGCCCGAACCGCTTTCTTTAGATGAAGCAAAGGAATTATGGGAAAGCCTCGCAGATAATACAGATTCCGAACCTGTCACTGAGCAGGAAAAAAAAGAATTCCATCGAAAATTTTATGCGAGAATAGAAGCACAAGAAGCAAAAAAAAGAAAGAGTAAAACTATTCGTTTTACCACTGTGATGGTCGCTGCCGTATTGCTTTTAATCGGTAGTATAGTTTCATATCGTTCTTTATATCTTCCAGATGTATATCAGTCTACAGGGAATATTTTAAAAGTTACTTTAAAAGATGGTTCCACAGTTACCTTGTCCAAAGGTGCAATATTGACTGTTGAAAAATCATTTCCAGCAGATACAAGGGAAGTCCTTCTCCAAGGGGATGCTGTTTTTAATGTAACAAAATCCAAAACACATCCTTTCATTGTTCATGCGGGATCATATCAAACTAAAGTTTTGGGGACAATTTTTAAGATCACTCAGCACAAAACAAGCTTTAATGTTGATCTTTATGAAGGAAAAGTGCAGGTTATAAAAACTGAAAAACCAACAGAAGCATTTGTTATACATCCGAAAGAAACATTCTCTAATTTCGGCTCTAAAGATGTTGCTACCATTGTTAATACTGAAAGTAATGGAGTATCTCAAAATGGCAATGCTGCCACAGTTTCATTTACTGACTTAGAACTTTCTAATGCAATCAAAATTTTAGAAAATACCTACGGCATAGAAGTTCGCTTCCCTTCAAGCTTTGCAAATTCCAAAATTAGTGCTACTAAAGAAAAGGCTACAGCAGCAGATCTGATAAGACTGATCTCACTTAAACTAAACCTAAAAACTACAAAAATAAATGATAAAACATTTCAATTGGAGGATTAG
- a CDS encoding SusC/RagA family TonB-linked outer membrane protein, which translates to MKKLCRAVLLILILSISCQGLYAQEKLSTKRVNFEIGKTTASEAVGKFISENVKDKIYSNDDLKDFTVQPTRCKNELVLDCLNKILKDIPVETLIDNNSVIIRPKKNRSKAANSEWSSLSLATKDTISESSDIHIIDEITLNAGYYKVSDKDKTGSITKVSARDIENQPVTNVLSTVQGRMTGVNIIQNSGVPGAGFEIQIRGQNSLRTGSFTEQNGNVPLYVVDGVPFTEISPQKSQISSTIIPGGNINPLNTINPNDIESIEVLKDADATAIYGSRGANGVILITTKKGKSGKVRLNFSTNYGISEAISNLTLLNKDEYLNMRRTAYKNDGIATYPSNAYDVNGVWDQQNGIDWQKVLIGKKATTSNTQLSANGGSKTTSFLLSLGHNEQTTVYGQDFKYTSNNFSSNLSHRSEDNRFQINVSNLFTQQKNNVIYSDLTAKAFTLSPISPQLYNADGSLNWANNTFTNPLAAYNASYNNDTKLFQTNLNSEYKLFKDFKIKINAGLNYTIIDELALQPNTIYNPNIASGLSSANSQARQKKQDIFSFIVEPQVNWTKGWGNHNLQLLVGGTFQNIIRDTEEELGFGFESNQFISNIAAAKTVMMLENSNIEYKYAAIYGRLNYQFKNKYILNLTGRRDGSSRFGPNNRFANFGAIGAAWNFSRENLLKNLSWLSTGKLRASYGSAGSDNIGDFQFLNNYIVSSSLIYNNITGLSPSRLYNPDYSWEITKKLETAVELGFFKNRLNLSTSLYRNRSSSQLVGYQLSAVTGFSSVMANLNATIENKGLEIEITGRPLSKKDLQWESSFNISFPRNKLLSFPGLAGSSYANQYVIGQPTNIVKLYQFEGIDPSTGQYKFKDFNGDGKITSPEDRQVVADIGVKFFGGWSNSFHYKNWDLSVLFQFVKKKGWNYNSIMSLPGTMSNQPTQVLDVWSPENPSGYYMPYSTLNTNTHNLFRTSTAAVSDASFIRLKNIQLGYTLPLTEGVFRDVKIYFQGQNLWTWTKFFGVDPEALTSGFLPPLRTYSFGIQFNL; encoded by the coding sequence ATGAAAAAACTTTGCAGAGCAGTACTATTGATCCTCATCTTATCAATAAGCTGCCAAGGGCTGTATGCCCAAGAAAAACTCTCAACGAAGAGGGTAAATTTTGAAATTGGAAAAACAACTGCATCAGAAGCAGTAGGTAAATTTATATCAGAAAATGTAAAAGATAAGATCTACTCAAACGATGATCTTAAAGATTTCACTGTACAACCAACCAGATGTAAAAATGAACTGGTGCTGGACTGTCTCAATAAAATTCTGAAAGATATTCCAGTAGAAACTTTAATTGACAATAATAGCGTTATCATTAGACCGAAAAAAAACAGATCGAAAGCTGCTAATTCGGAATGGTCTTCACTATCATTAGCGACAAAGGATACCATAAGCGAATCATCTGATATCCACATCATTGATGAAATAACGCTAAATGCCGGATATTACAAAGTCAGTGACAAAGATAAAACTGGAAGCATTACGAAAGTTTCAGCTAGGGACATCGAAAACCAGCCTGTGACCAATGTGCTATCAACTGTTCAGGGGCGCATGACAGGGGTTAACATTATTCAGAATAGTGGTGTACCAGGCGCAGGATTTGAGATTCAGATCAGAGGACAAAACAGTTTAAGAACAGGATCTTTTACAGAACAAAACGGTAACGTCCCTCTCTATGTTGTGGATGGCGTTCCCTTTACTGAAATAAGTCCCCAGAAATCGCAGATCTCATCGACAATAATACCCGGTGGTAATATCAACCCATTAAATACAATCAATCCAAATGATATCGAAAGCATCGAAGTACTAAAAGATGCCGATGCCACCGCAATCTATGGTTCAAGAGGAGCAAATGGTGTTATATTGATAACTACAAAAAAAGGTAAATCCGGCAAAGTACGCCTGAATTTTTCTACCAATTATGGAATAAGCGAAGCTATATCCAATCTCACCCTGCTCAATAAAGATGAATACCTAAACATGCGCCGTACAGCCTATAAAAATGATGGCATTGCCACTTACCCATCAAATGCCTATGATGTAAATGGTGTGTGGGATCAGCAGAATGGAATTGATTGGCAAAAAGTCTTAATAGGTAAAAAAGCGACTACGAGCAACACCCAGTTGTCAGCAAATGGAGGAAGCAAAACAACAAGCTTTTTACTAAGTTTAGGTCACAACGAACAGACCACCGTCTATGGGCAGGATTTTAAATATACTTCCAATAATTTTAGCTCAAATTTGTCACATCGCTCAGAAGATAACCGTTTTCAGATCAATGTTTCAAATCTGTTCACACAACAAAAAAATAACGTTATATATAGCGATCTGACTGCTAAAGCTTTTACACTGTCTCCCATTTCCCCTCAACTTTACAACGCCGATGGAAGTCTGAATTGGGCAAATAATACATTTACAAATCCACTGGCGGCCTATAACGCGTCATATAACAATGATACAAAACTTTTCCAGACTAACTTAAACTCCGAATACAAGCTCTTTAAAGATTTTAAAATCAAGATTAACGCAGGACTTAATTATACAATCATCGATGAATTGGCTCTGCAACCAAATACAATCTACAATCCAAACATAGCCAGCGGACTTTCAAGTGCCAATTCACAGGCAAGGCAGAAAAAACAGGATATTTTTTCATTTATCGTAGAACCGCAGGTGAACTGGACAAAAGGCTGGGGTAACCATAACCTACAGCTCCTTGTTGGGGGAACTTTTCAGAATATTATAAGAGATACAGAAGAAGAACTGGGATTCGGTTTCGAAAGCAATCAGTTCATCAGTAATATTGCCGCTGCAAAAACAGTAATGATGCTGGAAAATTCCAACATCGAATATAAATATGCTGCAATTTATGGTCGGCTAAATTATCAATTTAAAAATAAATACATACTTAACTTAACAGGGAGAAGAGACGGTAGCAGCCGATTCGGTCCCAATAACAGATTTGCTAATTTTGGGGCTATAGGAGCAGCCTGGAATTTTTCAAGAGAAAACCTACTTAAAAATCTGAGCTGGCTTAGTACTGGTAAACTCCGAGCAAGTTACGGATCAGCAGGGAGCGATAATATTGGTGATTTCCAATTCCTTAATAATTATATTGTTTCATCATCCTTGATCTACAACAACATTACTGGTCTCTCTCCTTCACGTCTTTACAATCCAGATTACAGCTGGGAGATAACCAAAAAATTGGAAACAGCAGTTGAGTTAGGCTTTTTTAAAAATCGTTTAAATCTAAGTACTTCATTATATCGTAACAGATCTTCAAGTCAGTTGGTGGGATATCAGCTTTCAGCAGTGACAGGCTTTTCCAGTGTTATGGCAAATCTTAATGCAACAATTGAAAATAAAGGACTGGAAATAGAAATTACAGGCCGGCCATTGTCAAAGAAAGACCTGCAGTGGGAGTCAAGTTTTAACATAAGTTTCCCGCGCAACAAGCTCCTATCATTCCCAGGACTTGCAGGTTCATCTTACGCTAACCAATATGTAATCGGCCAGCCAACCAATATAGTAAAACTATATCAGTTTGAGGGAATCGATCCATCGACAGGTCAATATAAATTTAAAGATTTTAACGGTGACGGTAAAATTACCAGTCCCGAAGACAGACAGGTTGTAGCTGATATCGGTGTCAAATTTTTTGGAGGATGGAGTAACAGCTTCCATTATAAGAACTGGGATTTATCCGTTCTCTTTCAATTTGTCAAGAAGAAAGGCTGGAATTATAACTCCATTATGTCGCTGCCGGGTACGATGAGCAATCAGCCTACACAGGTACTTGATGTTTGGTCACCCGAAAACCCCTCCGGTTACTACATGCCATACAGCACCTTAAACACGAACACACATAACTTGTTCCGAACAAGCACAGCTGCAGTTTCTGACGCATCCTTCATTCGTTTAAAAAATATCCAGTTAGGGTATACCTTACCTCTGACCGAAGGTGTTTTTAGAGATGTAAAAATTTATTTTCAGGGGCAGAACCTCTGGACTTGGACAAAATTTTTCGGAGTTGATCCCGAAGCCCTAACTTCCGGTTTTCTACCTCCTCTCCGAACATACTCTTTCGGAATTCAATTTAACCTTTAA
- a CDS encoding XRE family transcriptional regulator gives MSTLSILADNIRYLRLQQIPEISQQQIADRLFVTRVSYAKYETAKASPPLDVLLAISRYYHISTDLLLTVDLRKYKLQEMLNLPDNRILLPIKTDSVGENKIEIIPYKASMGYLSGYADPEYIESLQTMSLPFLHNGKYRAFPAEGDSMPPYQDGTYVVGKYIESIADIKVGKTHVLVTRSGFTFKRIESINTDSITVRSDNEFYDSYDILFADVWEIWQYAGSFSPKEQEIIDFANQDVKSMLIKMMQEIRELKNKVS, from the coding sequence ATGTCAACACTTTCCATTTTAGCTGATAACATCAGGTATTTAAGACTACAGCAAATTCCAGAAATTTCGCAACAGCAGATCGCGGATAGACTGTTTGTGACAAGGGTATCTTATGCAAAATATGAGACGGCGAAGGCTTCACCTCCGTTAGATGTTTTATTGGCGATTTCCAGATATTACCATATCAGTACAGATTTGTTGCTAACTGTTGATCTGAGAAAATATAAACTACAGGAGATGCTGAACCTTCCGGATAATAGGATCTTGCTGCCGATCAAAACGGATTCAGTTGGTGAAAATAAAATAGAAATAATACCTTACAAAGCTTCAATGGGTTACTTATCGGGCTATGCCGATCCTGAATATATAGAGAGTTTACAAACCATGTCACTACCTTTCCTTCATAATGGAAAATATAGGGCATTTCCAGCAGAAGGTGATTCCATGCCCCCTTATCAGGATGGCACATATGTGGTGGGTAAATACATTGAAAGTATTGCTGATATCAAAGTCGGTAAAACCCATGTGCTGGTGACCCGATCAGGATTTACCTTCAAACGTATTGAAAGCATAAATACTGATTCCATTACCGTAAGATCAGATAACGAATTCTATGATAGTTACGATATTTTATTTGCTGATGTGTGGGAAATTTGGCAATATGCTGGCAGTTTTTCACCCAAGGAGCAGGAGATTATAGATTTCGCTAATCAAGATGTAAAATCAATGCTCATAAAAATGATGCAGGAGATTCGCGAACTTAAAAATAAAGTTAGCTAA